The proteins below are encoded in one region of Ferroplasma acidiphilum:
- a CDS encoding IS256 family transposase, with translation MEIELNAYLEENPGVKNGKYKRDLKTKYGEIKQLNIPRDRDSNFHTQVIEPYNRSIGMEDLIVSMYSNGISTRRIAGILEDILGNKYSKSTVSRITDLTMEEVYKFINRPLDKRYIAVFLDGLFFYLRRGNVDKEPVIFALGIKETGEYELLGFYLTVKESHNAYKDVLEDLYNRGLKEPLLIVADGIKNLDEEVMEIYPGSEFQLCTIHYARGLKSNVREKDIEEITIDANKMFKCDNKEEAIIRFNDFKYKWENKYSAPHLHLDTLNDIVRLMKSFILLYLHRQTLSSYFCSISL, from the coding sequence ATGGAAATAGAGTTAAATGCATATTTAGAGGAGAATCCAGGAGTAAAGAATGGAAAATATAAGAGAGACCTAAAAACAAAGTATGGTGAAATAAAACAATTAAATATCCCAAGGGACAGGGATAGCAATTTCCATACACAGGTAATAGAACCATATAACAGGTCTATAGGAATGGAAGATCTTATAGTATCAATGTATTCCAATGGCATATCTACAAGGAGAATAGCAGGTATACTTGAAGATATTTTAGGAAATAAATATTCTAAATCCACAGTATCAAGAATAACAGATTTAACCATGGAAGAGGTTTATAAGTTTATTAACAGGCCACTGGATAAAAGGTATATAGCAGTATTTTTAGATGGTTTATTCTTCTATTTAAGAAGGGGGAATGTAGATAAAGAACCCGTAATATTTGCATTAGGAATTAAAGAAACAGGAGAGTATGAGTTATTAGGATTCTATTTAACAGTTAAAGAATCACATAATGCATATAAGGATGTACTGGAAGACCTCTATAATAGAGGATTAAAGGAGCCATTGTTAATTGTAGCAGATGGAATAAAGAATTTAGATGAAGAAGTAATGGAAATATATCCCGGATCAGAGTTCCAGCTATGTACAATACACTATGCAAGAGGATTAAAATCCAATGTAAGGGAGAAAGATATTGAGGAAATAACTATAGACGCAAATAAGATGTTTAAATGTGATAATAAGGAAGAAGCTATAATAAGATTCAATGATTTTAAATACAAATGGGAGAATAAGTATAGTGCGCCCCACTTACATTTGGACACTTTGAATGATATAGTTAGATTAATGAAATCCTTTATTTTACTATATCTACATAGGCAAACACTATCATCATATTTTTGCAGTATATCCTTGTGA